In Aquiflexum balticum DSM 16537, a single genomic region encodes these proteins:
- a CDS encoding response regulator transcription factor — MSKRILIADDHELFSSGMESLLCKNPDYMVLSHFKNGKEVQTFFDKEGKADLLVLDLNMPVMDGIQLLTYLQRNYPLVKVLIVSMHQTESSVNLCKKLGAKGFISKDSHLKILLTGVEEILEGGEYFQDVFQEVPTESGSGFYERLMIEYNLTNREVDIIQLILNQYESNEIAEKLFLSPLTVKTHRKNIFRKLGVRNLTGLVALMKEQPRF; from the coding sequence ATGAGTAAGCGGATTTTGATTGCAGATGACCATGAACTTTTTTCCTCAGGAATGGAAAGCCTCTTGTGCAAAAATCCGGATTACATGGTACTATCCCATTTCAAGAATGGGAAGGAAGTGCAGACTTTTTTCGATAAGGAGGGGAAAGCTGATCTTTTGGTATTGGACCTGAATATGCCTGTGATGGATGGGATTCAATTGTTGACTTATTTACAAAGAAATTACCCTTTGGTAAAGGTTCTGATTGTGAGTATGCACCAAACGGAATCTTCAGTCAATTTATGTAAAAAACTGGGCGCTAAAGGGTTTATCAGTAAGGATTCACATTTAAAAATCCTTTTGACCGGGGTCGAGGAAATCCTTGAAGGTGGAGAATATTTTCAGGATGTCTTCCAAGAAGTGCCGACAGAATCGGGTTCGGGATTTTACGAAAGGCTGATGATAGAATACAATCTGACCAACAGGGAAGTGGATATCATTCAACTGATCCTCAACCAATATGAAAGCAATGAGATTGCCGAGAAATTGTTTTTGAGTCCATTGACGGTCAAGACGCATCGCAAGAATATTTTTAGAAAACTGGGTGTGAGAAACCTGACCGGTTTGGTGGCCTTGATGAAAGAACAGCCGAGGTTTTAG
- a CDS encoding collagen-like triple helix repeat-containing protein, whose protein sequence is MKPFKLNTYGFIRLTLIVLACYGLLSCEGPEGPAGDPGAQGSAGAQGPAGSTGPQGSQGPVGVANVIYSPWINSNWSRSFSSVDHFIINAVFTQQVLDNDMVLVYMKDSPNSTVVQELPRLVYSNDLIIFSLDFSVRVGSLRLFHSRSIHPDGLGADNIFPESQVRYIIVPAEIFGRLNLPDFSNYEEVCRVFEIEP, encoded by the coding sequence ATGAAACCCTTTAAATTAAACACTTATGGATTTATCAGGCTGACATTAATCGTGTTGGCCTGCTATGGATTGCTTTCCTGTGAAGGTCCTGAGGGACCCGCAGGCGATCCGGGAGCACAAGGTTCAGCGGGGGCTCAAGGACCGGCAGGATCTACTGGACCCCAAGGATCTCAGGGGCCTGTTGGAGTTGCCAATGTAATCTATAGCCCTTGGATCAATTCCAATTGGTCGAGGTCTTTCAGTTCAGTTGATCATTTCATCATTAACGCTGTATTCACCCAACAGGTGCTGGACAACGATATGGTATTGGTTTATATGAAAGACAGTCCCAACTCTACCGTAGTGCAGGAGCTACCCAGATTGGTGTATTCAAATGACCTGATCATTTTCAGTTTGGATTTTAGTGTAAGAGTAGGTTCTCTGAGATTATTTCACAGTAGGTCAATTCACCCCGATGGTTTGGGTGCTGACAATATCTTTCCGGAATCTCAGGTTAGGTATATCATAGTACCTGCAGAAATTTTTGGACGGTTGAATCTTCCGGATTTCAGCAATTATGAGGAAGTATGTAGAGTTTTTGAAATTGAACCATGA
- a CDS encoding collagen-like triple helix repeat-containing protein, producing MKKIEFKYKISANLLTVFALMILVISCEGPEGPAGPAGQAGAQGPAGSQGPAGTQGATGNPGEMGTDNVFFSSWINNSWTGMPDNYVRDTIPAPQVTDEILNTGVVVVYYRDNAETQFVKVLPSQIYQGTTWIFTLEFQAATENLYLFHGPSRAAGFLGANTIIPNSQIRYMVISGLNPSGRYLWPDWNDYKAVCSFFGVEP from the coding sequence ATGAAAAAAATTGAATTCAAATATAAAATTTCGGCAAATCTCCTGACGGTTTTTGCTTTGATGATATTGGTTATTTCCTGTGAAGGACCTGAAGGTCCTGCTGGTCCAGCAGGACAGGCCGGAGCACAAGGTCCAGCAGGAAGCCAAGGCCCCGCCGGAACTCAGGGTGCCACAGGAAATCCAGGAGAAATGGGAACTGATAATGTTTTTTTCAGTTCCTGGATTAACAACAGTTGGACAGGTATGCCTGACAATTATGTTAGGGACACTATCCCTGCACCTCAAGTTACAGATGAAATTTTAAATACTGGGGTTGTGGTTGTTTACTACAGGGATAATGCCGAAACACAGTTTGTCAAGGTGTTGCCCAGCCAGATTTACCAGGGAACTACCTGGATTTTTACCTTGGAGTTTCAGGCTGCAACTGAAAACCTTTACCTTTTTCATGGACCTTCAAGAGCAGCAGGGTTTTTAGGTGCCAACACTATTATCCCCAACAGTCAGATCCGGTACATGGTTATTTCGGGCTTAAATCCTTCAGGAAGATATTTATGGCCTGATTGGAATGATTATAAGGCTGTCTGCTCATTTTTTGGTGTGGAGCCTTAA
- a CDS encoding collagen-like triple helix repeat-containing protein has product MKNVNPYIKALKGFFGLVFLTAILLSCEGPEGPKGANGPAGPQGAQGPAGPTGPAGNVGEAGVANARAFPWTKNTWTKFANNSTHDSIADPNITATTLQEDLIMVYFKTTETATTISRLPTTFINPITFEITFRVEYLAIQGYIYVFHTVPISTSTLADAFPNSMVRHIIIKGGNSARVNYELDFDDYEAVCDYFGIEP; this is encoded by the coding sequence ATGAAAAATGTCAACCCATATATCAAAGCATTAAAAGGATTCTTTGGATTAGTTTTTTTAACAGCTATCCTTTTGTCATGTGAAGGTCCTGAAGGTCCGAAAGGCGCAAACGGTCCTGCCGGTCCTCAGGGTGCCCAAGGTCCTGCAGGACCAACAGGACCTGCAGGAAATGTAGGTGAGGCAGGTGTGGCAAACGCAAGGGCTTTTCCTTGGACCAAAAACACCTGGACGAAGTTTGCAAACAATAGCACCCATGATTCCATTGCTGACCCGAATATTACAGCTACAACCCTTCAGGAGGATCTGATCATGGTATATTTTAAAACTACCGAAACGGCAACTACCATAAGCCGTTTGCCGACAACTTTTATTAATCCTATAACTTTTGAAATCACTTTCAGAGTCGAATACTTAGCAATCCAAGGCTACATCTATGTTTTTCATACTGTTCCGATCAGTACCAGTACACTAGCCGATGCCTTCCCTAACTCCATGGTAAGGCATATCATTATTAAGGGCGGAAATTCTGCCAGGGTAAATTATGAACTAGATTTTGATGATTACGAAGCAGTCTGCGATTACTTCGGAATAGAACCCTAG
- a CDS encoding adenylate/guanylate cyclase domain-containing protein, producing the protein MSKFDGKKFTRLRSFEGLPSDIIWSIGEDSQGNMWFGSYDAGITKYDGESFTNLSSADGLPGDFILGTARDDAGNMWFGGVGGLTKISGDNLTNFSIEDGLPSNAVLSILHKSDKSLWFGTVGGLAKYDEKGFHNFTVNDGMADNTVWDMAEDGKGELWLATYFGLSHYDGSKITSYTKSVGLLENGARDVAVEKNGTVWVGTEEAGLSRFDGEAFTNFTKDYGLKHTAVINDIFQDREGNIWFASVMGLHKYDGFGFTMYSRNHGGLLENSIDCSYQDDTGLLWFVGAKGMTKFDGKSFIHYSQAQGFPDEKVVDILQGKDGIFWLAFETGIARFDGKSLTQYSADHGLPVDIKEIFIDSFGNFWIISAYGLTLFENGVFIHYGREQGLEGIVTDILQDEKGNLWLGTYRGIAFVDSKQLSAISTNLEKKFDFKTLDQSHGLVDRYAYQLLFVPEGKLAVGSSRGIQIFDVPDLGSGDFSKISSSEWYHSSTGFPVKDVNPIGKNTMFLDKDGIIWAATESGNTGLVRFDYKKVNKNKTKPQLRLKDIRLNEAPVSWQSIIDYPQVIEPKDTANTVPAHVEEMLKYGKKLSEAERDSLASHFKGVTLADVSPFYMIPQDLVLPYRFNRVTFEFGTDELTNPDLIEYQYFLQDYDKVWSPVTKESKVTFGNIREGSYTFRVRARFTGVSEKGADAWTAPLEFTFQVLPPWYRTWWAYLSYALLFIAIFRYYIKRREWALRKRQEELEETVSIRTSELRAEKKKSDDLLLNILPEEVAEELKAKGNADAQLIDQVTVLFTDFKGFTQLSEKLSPKELVAEINECFSAFDLIMEKHGIEKIKTIGDAYMAAGGLPTPNQTHAIDVVKAALDIQEFMKKHKEDREARGDLFFEIRIGIHTGPVVAGIVGVKKFQYDIWGDTVNTASRMESSGEIGKVNISGTTYELVKDRTECFYRGKISAKGKGDIDMYFVERVERKD; encoded by the coding sequence ATAAGCAAGTTCGATGGAAAAAAGTTTACAAGGCTGAGAAGCTTTGAAGGCCTCCCATCCGACATCATATGGAGCATCGGTGAAGACTCCCAAGGCAATATGTGGTTCGGAAGTTATGACGCCGGCATCACCAAATACGATGGTGAATCGTTCACAAATCTGAGCTCTGCCGACGGTCTCCCCGGAGATTTCATTCTGGGGACGGCAAGGGATGATGCGGGCAATATGTGGTTTGGTGGTGTTGGCGGGCTTACCAAAATCTCCGGCGATAATTTGACAAATTTCTCTATCGAGGATGGGCTTCCCTCCAATGCGGTGCTTTCCATTTTACATAAAAGTGACAAAAGCTTATGGTTTGGAACGGTTGGCGGATTGGCCAAGTATGACGAAAAAGGCTTTCATAACTTTACTGTGAATGATGGCATGGCGGACAATACTGTTTGGGATATGGCTGAAGATGGAAAAGGAGAGCTTTGGTTAGCAACCTATTTTGGACTGAGCCACTATGACGGGTCAAAAATCACTTCTTATACCAAATCTGTTGGGTTGTTGGAAAACGGGGCCAGGGATGTGGCGGTCGAAAAAAACGGAACCGTCTGGGTAGGTACCGAAGAGGCTGGGTTAAGCAGGTTTGATGGCGAAGCATTTACCAACTTTACAAAGGATTATGGCTTGAAACACACAGCTGTCATCAACGATATATTCCAAGATCGGGAAGGGAATATCTGGTTTGCCTCAGTGATGGGCTTGCACAAGTATGACGGTTTTGGATTCACGATGTACAGCAGAAACCATGGAGGGCTTTTGGAAAACTCGATCGACTGCAGCTATCAAGACGACACAGGGTTGCTGTGGTTTGTTGGTGCGAAAGGTATGACCAAGTTTGATGGCAAATCATTCATACACTATAGTCAGGCACAAGGATTTCCGGACGAGAAAGTTGTAGATATTCTCCAGGGTAAGGATGGTATTTTTTGGTTGGCTTTCGAAACAGGAATTGCACGATTTGATGGCAAATCTTTGACTCAGTACAGCGCAGATCATGGTCTTCCTGTAGATATCAAGGAGATTTTCATTGACAGCTTTGGGAATTTTTGGATCATATCGGCTTATGGCTTGACGCTTTTTGAAAATGGGGTTTTTATACATTATGGCCGAGAACAAGGTCTCGAAGGGATAGTCACTGACATTTTACAGGACGAAAAAGGAAACCTTTGGCTTGGCACCTATCGAGGCATCGCCTTTGTAGATTCCAAACAGCTCAGTGCGATTAGCACCAACCTTGAGAAAAAGTTTGACTTCAAAACACTAGACCAAAGCCATGGCTTGGTGGATCGCTACGCCTATCAGCTCTTGTTTGTACCCGAGGGAAAATTGGCCGTTGGCTCATCTAGGGGTATTCAAATATTCGATGTACCCGATTTAGGTTCAGGAGATTTTTCAAAAATCAGTTCCAGCGAATGGTACCACAGCAGCACCGGATTTCCTGTGAAAGATGTAAATCCAATCGGGAAGAACACAATGTTCTTGGACAAAGACGGGATCATTTGGGCCGCGACGGAAAGCGGCAATACGGGCCTCGTGCGGTTTGATTACAAGAAAGTAAATAAAAACAAAACCAAGCCGCAGCTGCGATTAAAAGACATCAGGCTGAACGAAGCACCTGTTTCCTGGCAATCCATTATTGACTACCCCCAGGTCATCGAACCCAAGGACACAGCCAATACCGTTCCCGCCCATGTGGAAGAAATGCTGAAGTACGGGAAAAAGTTGAGCGAAGCAGAACGGGATTCCTTGGCCAGTCATTTCAAGGGTGTCACATTGGCGGACGTGTCACCGTTCTATATGATTCCCCAAGACCTTGTCCTCCCCTATCGCTTCAACAGGGTGACTTTCGAATTCGGCACGGACGAACTAACAAATCCAGATTTGATCGAATATCAATACTTTTTGCAAGACTATGACAAGGTCTGGAGTCCCGTGACCAAGGAATCCAAGGTTACCTTTGGCAACATCCGGGAAGGAAGCTACACTTTCCGGGTCAGGGCGCGGTTTACGGGAGTAAGCGAAAAAGGAGCCGATGCATGGACAGCGCCACTGGAATTTACTTTTCAGGTTTTACCGCCCTGGTACAGGACTTGGTGGGCTTATTTGAGCTATGCGCTGTTATTTATCGCGATTTTCCGTTATTACATCAAAAGAAGGGAGTGGGCGCTGAGAAAACGTCAGGAAGAATTAGAGGAAACCGTATCCATCAGAACTTCCGAACTAAGAGCAGAGAAAAAGAAATCCGATGACCTCCTACTCAATATCCTACCCGAGGAGGTCGCAGAGGAACTGAAGGCCAAAGGCAATGCGGATGCTCAGTTGATCGACCAGGTAACCGTACTATTTACTGATTTCAAAGGCTTCACCCAACTATCAGAAAAGCTCAGTCCAAAAGAACTGGTAGCCGAAATCAACGAGTGCTTCTCGGCTTTTGATTTGATTATGGAAAAACACGGTATTGAGAAAATCAAGACAATCGGGGATGCCTATATGGCCGCAGGTGGTTTGCCCACACCCAATCAGACACACGCGATTGATGTGGTGAAAGCAGCCCTGGACATTCAGGAATTCATGAAAAAGCACAAGGAAGACCGAGAAGCACGAGGTGATCTGTTTTTTGAAATCAGGATTGGCATCCATACGGGCCCTGTTGTGGCGGGAATTGTGGGCGTCAAGAAGTTCCAGTATGATATCTGGGGCGATACGGTCAACACGGCAAGCAGGATGGAAAGCAGCGGTGAAATCGGGAAAGTCAACATCTCTGGCACCACTTACGAACTGGTAAAAGACCGAACAGAATGCTTTTATCGTGGAAAAATCTCCGCCAAAGGCAAGGGGGATATCGATATGTACTTTGTGGAAAGGGTGGAACGAAAAGATTGA